CACCCAGCTAACACTCGGCTGTCACcaagctaacagcagctaacaccCAGCTTTTACCCAGCTAACACCAGCTTCCACCCAACTGTCACCCAGCTAACAACAGCTAACACCCAACCAACACCCAACCAACACCCAGCTGTCACCCAGCTAACACCCAACTGTCACCCAGCTAACAACAGCTAACACCCAGCTAACAACAGCTAACACTCAGCTAACAACAGCTAACACCCAACCAACACCCAGCTGTCACCCAGCTAACACCCAACTGTCACCCAGCTAACAACAGCTAACACCCAGCTAACAACAGCTAACACCCAAGCAACACCCAACATTCACCCAGCTAACAACAGCTAACCCCCAGCTAACAACAGCTAACCCCCAGCTAACAACAGCTAACACTCAGCTAACAACAGCTAACACCCAACATTCACCCAGCTAACAACAGCTAACACTCAGCTAACAACAGCTAACACCCAACCAACACCCAACATTCACCCAGCTAACAACAGCTAACCCCCAACTAACAACAGCTAACACTCAGCTAACAACAGCTAACACCCAACAGCTACCAACAGCTACCAACAGCTACCAACAGCTACCAACAGCTAACACCGCGGCTACTTCCAGAAGCTAACTGTGGCAATGAGCTAACTCGATCAGTTATGTTTATCTCCGGCTAGAGTCACGTGAACCAGCTGCTAACTACCCTGTTAATTTAACCAACTAACCAGTTAGTTACTTCCTTTGAGTTCACCACTTTAACATTAACTCTGAACGCTGCCGCTAGCTAAGATTAGCATTAAAGTATTAGCTCGCGTCACCTCGTAGAACTCCTCCGTAGCCATGGAGACTGTGCGCGTGCACGAGCAGCTTCCAGAAGCGAATTCAGGTGAGCACGAGCATGAGAAAGAGATGCGCGTCGATTCCTCCTGACACGAGCTCCGTGTGTGCGCGTCCTCCGGGTCCAAgtttagctgttagctgttagctaaCCAGCAGCTTCACGACACATCCGGTCTGACTCTcacctacaaaataaaagccccagACCGCTGCTCGGTAATGTTTTAAACTGAATGAGATTCTTTTCACTATAATCAATGGAATGTTTATTAATTTCTAAAGATtccaggttttctgtttttaagttGTTAAAACCTTTAAATTATTGAAACATTACAATCTGTGTGTCAGATTGTAATGTTTCAATAATTTTGAATTGATCAATTAAGAAGAAAATTCTGAAAAAGTTATTAAACATCtcaatacattttacacatgaattaaacatgtttaaaaagttCAACGTGATTCAAGATGAGATGAAACTGCTTCATGCTATGTTATTTATATGAGAATACTgctataatatttattatttattaaattatattcatCTATTTTACTTACTCTCTCAATTTAttctaaattatatttattctctAAACATGTTAAAGATCTTTCAGCTTCGCTGGACTCTGATTGGACCATTCCACTAGTGATGTCATGAATCAAGGTAGATCCAGGTGTTTAATTGTTTACCTGATTTTACATTATTAAATTTCAAAGTAAGAGTGAATGTTTAATAATCAaatttcttctccttcttttatAGTTTATCATCAGTGTTGATGAGGTAAAAAGACAAAtcacttttcaacattttgtagATTTTCAGTGAAACGTTTCTCAGACTTGGACAAATTGATAAGAAACAGGTTTGATTTTATTCGACAAAGACgtttcagctcctcctcacGTCCTCGTCAGTCAGACTTCTTGTTGGTCACTTTTTTGCATTGTTGTGGTGCGACATCGTCTTCGTCTTCACTGGTGGTGTGTCGGGCTTTACAGCACAGGTAACAGAAGACGGTGGCGATGGTGAACGGGAAGCCGAGTAAGAAGAAGCCAAGCAGTGGAGCCTGGGCGAACAGCGACTGGACAGATAGAGGacacaaaggtcagaggtcagaagaCAGGCAGTCAGGTAGACAGGAAGCCGgactgatgatgtcaccacTTACCCTTATCAGGAGTTTTGTGTCATAGACGAGGCGTCTGACACGTTGGACAACACCATTTCCCCCCTGACACTggaaacacagaacaaacagatgtttcagaaaaaaatgtaactgtCGAATCTTCTCCCTCTGGGAGTTGCTCCACTCACCTGGATGCTGCCGTCCAGAATCCCGTTCAGGAAGTCGAAGAGTTGGCGCTCTGTATCCACGGTGCCTTGTGGCAGGAAGTAACCATCGTTGGACAAATCAACCACGACAAACGACGGCACGATCACGTCCCTgcgaacaaaaacagaaacaaaccgTAATACTGAGAGTATGTCCGAGCAAATGGGGTGAACCCCCCCTTCCTCTAACGATCTTCCTCATTAATGTGCATCCGTGTTTGAGTCCGGCCTCTGGACGTTAACCACTTCACTGACTCACTTCATCATCAGTCCGTTGATGTAGTCGTTTTCCTCCATGAAACCAAAGTAGAAGTTtctaaaacaaagacacactaTCAgcttttattgtgtattttctgctcagtgatttttcaaaataaaagactgacCTGCTGTAGGTGTCTCTGTAATCTGCAGCCACTTTCTCCATGAGAACTTTGTACCTGAACGGGTGAATCAGAGGCGTCACAGGAAGTTCACACCTGTTTACCTGATGGACAATCGTTGGAGATTTACCTCACACTCTTTTCACAcatgttcttctcctccagcagcaccagcgACACCAGTTTACCTGCAGGGGACAGGTGAGGTCACTTCAGCTGGTCAAAATAGCAGCCTCACAGATGCAGTTCCTCTAACGTCCACCAGGTGCAGCTGTGATTAAACTTCTACTATACTGAGGTTTTCCTACATTACATTGTTGTTGAATATCATCAGTGGGTATTCCATCAAAGGGGCTAAATGCTAATCCTGGCTTACTTGGATGAGTCTGGCTAATTTAAGTGAGAGATCCGTTCAATGGCTTACATTAATTCCTGCGCAGTAACCATAGTAACGTATGCTTCAGAGCTAGCTTGCTCCCTACCAGGATTACAGCCTAGCTCTGTTTAGTTAGTGTCTAAAAAAATGTTAGACAGTAGGAAACAAGTTGTCAAAAAAAGTTCTGTCCAACGTTTTTTGTAAGCTCATGCTTTTATTATCCGTGAtcagaataatacaaataattcaatgattgcaaaatattttttttgtcacaatCTATTAGTTTTGTTAATTGGTTATTATTTTTAAGCTGTGGGAAAAAACGAAATGAGAACatcgccctctagtggctgtggCATCTTTTTTATGGCTAAAAGGTTCATATTTACAGATCTACTTCTGTTTAAAACACACTCTTCACTTTCATTAGATGCAACTTAATACtctgaagtatttgtactttatctTGTTGCCAagtccttgtttgtgtttgttgggaTGTGACAGAATAAAGTTTGTTAGGTCAGTGAGTCAGAGGCTTCACACAAACTTCATCAGGCTCATTCACAGTAAATGTTCTGTAGTGATTTCAAACAGATCTGATATTATACAGCTTCATATCCACAGTCTGACTCTAGTGATCTGACAGTTCATTCACTCAATGAAAACATGTCGGCTGTGGAGGAAGATTAACAGCATGTGTGAGTTTGTAATAAATTCGGCAGCTTCTGATACTAATCCTGACATTTAGCTGACTTTGTGAGATcagtgtctgcctgtctgtgatgacatcacacaggtgTGGGTTACCTGTCTCTCCCATGGCGTACAGAGTGTAGCTGTCGATCTTGGAGAAGTTTGGGAAACGTTCTCTGTTGATCCACAGCCTCAGTTCTCCGTCACGTTCTTCTGAAAGACAATCACATCTCACAACTCAGGTCAAATGACT
Above is a window of Hippoglossus hippoglossus isolate fHipHip1 chromosome 17, fHipHip1.pri, whole genome shotgun sequence DNA encoding:
- the LOC117777848 gene encoding protein disulfide-isomerase TMX3-like isoform X2, whose protein sequence is MLDRKSSVLLSVLLCASLVSSFVEELDDSFMETRGDDDIWLIKFYAPWCSFCKQLDPVWHQIGSELKSLGSPVNVGKSDATANTGLAEEFKVRGYPAIIMWKKNVKYVYSGKRTKEEIMEFTHRVSGPCVRSLNSLQLFQHAMSRHDVMFVYVGATSQLKGNFSAAAEHLIVHINFFSAARDVLPKVIALTSLPAVVLFKDGTYFTYSEERDGELRLWINRERFPNFSKIDSYTLYAMGETGKLVSLVLLEEKNMCEKSVRYKVLMEKVAADYRDTYSRNFYFGFMEENDYINGLMMKDVIVPSFVVVDLSNDGYFLPQGTVDTERQLFDFLNGILDGSIQCQGGNGVVQRVRRLVYDTKLLIRSLFAQAPLLGFFLLGFPFTIATVFCYLCCKARHTTSEDEDDVAPQQCKKVTNKKSD
- the LOC117777848 gene encoding protein disulfide-isomerase TMX3-like isoform X3; protein product: METRGDDDIWLIKFYAPWCSFCKQLDPVWHQIGSELKSLGSPVNVGKSDATANTGLAEEFKVRGYPAIIMWKKNVKYVYSGKRTKEEIMEFTHRVSGPCVRSLNSLQLFQHAMSRHDVMFVYVGATSQLKGNFSAAAEHLIVHINFFSAARDVLPKVIALTSLPAVVLFKDGTYFTYSEERDGELRLWINRERFPNFSKIDSYTLYAMGETGKLVSLVLLEEKNMCEKSVRYKVLMEKVAADYRDTYSRNFYFGFMEENDYINGLMMKDVIVPSFVVVDLSNDGYFLPQGTVDTERQLFDFLNGILDGSIQCQGGNGVVQRVRRLVYDTKLLIRSLFAQAPLLGFFLLGFPFTIATVFCYLCCKARHTTSEDEDDVAPQQCKKVTNKKSD